A segment of the Butyrivibrio fibrisolvens genome:
TTACTAGTATTTCGGACGATTCTTTTTATTGTCAACATAATTTGACTGTATATATACCAGATAGTGTAACAAGTATAGATATTTTTTGTGGCTTGAATGGAAATGAGTATTCTGGAATTGGAAAAATAGTTACTACAGCAGATTCCTATGCAGAACAGTTTGCAAAAGAAAATGGTATACCATATGAAATCGTAGATAGTTGGGAAGTGCCGGAGACATAACATAGGCAATATCATTACAGAGAATCAGGGTCAGGGACTGCTGGGAAAGTGCTAATAATGTAGTACCTGACCCCGATATTTTTTTATTCAAAGTATAAAGTGAGGAAGGAATACATTAGTATATGAAAAAAATAGTAATAATAACAATCTTTTGTATTACTATCATAACCATTATCCTTTTTACTGTTTTTGGGTTGCCATATATAAAACCAGTAAAAATCCCATTTGCATTAAAGGGATATGAGATTACATTAGAAGATGACTATGTAATTCTGAATAAATATGTTGGAAATGATAAAAATGTTGTAATTCCAGAACGCTTTTTAACAAAACCTGTGAAAGTTTTAGGTGATCGTTGCTTTTATAATAGCTTAAATGGCACTCCGTGGGAAAAGGAAATTGAAAGTGTAGAGATTCCAGATAGTGTAGAAATAATAGGTGATCGCTGTTTTGCATTTATATCAAGTTTAAAATCAGTTACTGCGACCAACGTAATATCTGTAGGGGAGCATGCATTTTATGAGAATCGTGCTCTGGAAAATGTGAGTTTGGGTTCTGGTTTAACCATTATCAAAACAAAAGCATTTTCAGCAAATCCACACCTCGTATCATTTGATTTTTCTAATGTAAAAGAGATTGGAGATGAAGCATTTGCGTATAGTGGACTTACAAATGTGACAAATATGCAGAGTATTGAGAAAATAGGAGCGCGCGTGTTTGCGGAAACTCCATGGATTTATGCTCAGAAAGGTGATTTTGTAATTATTTATGGTTCATTACAATTATATAAGGGAGAAGAACAAATAGTAGTAATTCCTGATGGAGTAAAATCGATAGATGGAGCATTTTGTCAATATAGCAGTGAGTACAAATATCCTGTAGATGTTCAGGAAATATACATTCCGGATTCAGTAGAGAGCATATCAAGTTATTCTTTTTTTAGCCAGGATAATGTGACTATTTATATACCAGATAGTGTAACAAGTATAGAGATTAGTTATGGCAGAAAATGGGAAGGGTATGATTTATCCGGAATAGGGACAATAGTTACTACAGCAGGATCCTATGCCGAACAGTACGCAAAAGAAAATGGTATACCATATGAAATCGTAGATAGCTGGGAAGTGCCGGATACATAATACAGGCAATATCGTCACAGTGAGTCAGGGTCAGGGATTGCTGGGAAAGTGCTAATATTGCAGTACCTGACCCCGATTTTTTTAGCTCGGATACCAGTTACATCTTTTGGGTGTAGCTGGTATTTTTTATGCTCAAATTGCGGTATTAAAGGCATCTAAATTATTTAAAACACTATTTGACATATGAAATAATAGTGATATCATAATGATATCAAAAGAAATTATTTTGTATTACAGCTTTTTTAGACGAGAAAGGAAGGAAAGGTTATGGATACAAATATTCAAGAGAAAGTAATTCAAGGTCATAAAAACGGCTTTGCAGCAATGATCATCATTTCAATTCTGTATGCTTTGGGAATTGTGGCTGTGATCTTTGGTGGCATCGGGCTTGATGATGGAGCAAGCGCAGGAGATATCGCACTGTTCGTAGCCGGAATCATTTGGGTCAGCTTTGGCTGGATCCCATATCTTGGGCTTAAGGTCTTAAAGCCAGGTGAAGCTCTTGTACTTACGCTTTTTGGTAAATACATCGGAACCCTTAATAGCGACGGATTCTTCTATGTAAACCCATTCTGCACAGCAGTTAACCCTGCTGCAGATACAAAGTTGGGACAGAGCGGAGACATCTCCGACAATGGCAAGAGCAAGATTGCAGCAGCCCTGACAATCTCAGGAACTGGTGCTGCAATTGATACTTCCGCCAGAAACAAGAAGATTTCTCTTAAAGTTATGACCCTCAGCAACTCCCGTCAGAAGGTCAATGATATCCTTGGTAATCCTGTTGAGATCGCAGTTGCAGTTATGTGGAAGGTTACAGATACAGCAAAAGCAGTATTTGCAGTAGATAACTACAAAGAATATCTTTCACTCCAGTGTGACACAGCAGTCAGAAATGTAGTTAAGCTTTATCCTTACGATGTAACTGAAAATATTGATACAACCGGTGATGGACAGGCTGATGATGGAAGCCTTCGTGGTTCAACAGAGGTTGTTGCTAACAGGATCATGGCTGAGATCCAGGGCAAGGTTGCAGAAGCTGGTATAGAGATCGTAGATGCAAGGATCACATATCTTGCATATGCACCTGAGATCGCAGCAGCAATGCTTCAGAGACAGCAGGCAGCAGCAGTAGTAGATGCCAGAAAGCTCATCGTTGATGGTGCTGTAGGTATGGTAGAGCTGGCGCTTGAGCGTCTTAGTGAGAAGGAACTTGTAGATCTTGATGAGGAGCGCAAGGCAGCAATGGTATCAAATCTCCTCGTAGTTCTTTGCGGCAATCACGACGCACAGCCTATAGTTAATACAGGAAGCCTGTACTAATGGCAGAAAAGAAGCAGGTACCGCTTAGACTTAGCGCAAAGTTGTACGATGCTATTGCTGCCTGGGCAGAAGACGACTTTCGCTCTGTTAACGGCCAGATAGAATACTTACTTACAGAATGTGTAAAGCAGAGAAAAAAAGACGGGAAATATGTTTCCCAGCATTTGGATGAACCACCGGAGTTTGATATTAAGTAATCGGTAATTATAGAAATATGAGGTTTAGGTATGAGTGTATTAAAAGTAGAAAATTATTCAAAAATCTATAGCGGCACTAAAAAGGCTGCAGATAACATCTCACTTGACGTTGAAAGCGGAGACATCTACGGCTTCATAGGACACAACGGTGCCGGTAAGAGTACCACAATCAGAGCAATAGTTGGAGTTCTTGATTTTACAGATGGCGAGATCTATATAGATGGTCATTCTGTGAAAAAAGAGCCCCTGGAATGCAAGAAGATAACAGCATATATTCCTGATAACCCAGATCTTTACGAGAATCTGACAGGACTTCAGTATCTTGATTTTATCGCTGATGTTTTTGATATAGATTCTGATGTGAGACAGGCAAGGATCAAAGAGTACGCAGATAAGCTTGAGATCACAGATGCTCTTTCAGATCCAATCTCTTCATATTCACATGGTATGAAGCAGAAGGTTGCCATTATTTCAGCCCTTATCCATGAACCTAAGCTCCTTGTTATGGACGAACCCTTTGTGGGTCTCGATCCCAAGGCTGCATATATGCTCAAGGAGATCATGCATGACATGTGTAAAAAGGGAAGCGCAGTATTTTTTTCCACACATGTACTTGATGTAGCAGAAAAGCTTTGTAACAAGGTTGCGATCATCAAAGAAGGTAAGATCATCACACAGGGTACTATGGAAGATCTCGTTGGTGACAAGTCACTTGAAGAGGTATTCCTTGAAGGCGTAAATATCGCCTAAATTTGAGGTTAATATATGAAAAATAGAACTATGCTGCTTCTTAAGACTCTGAACAGATCCACCAGTTCACTTAATATTCTTAAGACGTCAGGCGACAAAAAGAAAAAACAAAAGATAATTGCTTCATATGTAGGTTTCGGACTAATTTATATACTTATTGTAGTTTATGCAGTTATGTCGGCCTATGGTTATGCACAGCTGGGACTTGTTGATAAGCTCCCTATGCTGACAGCGCTTCTTTTATGTACACTTGCTTTTTTACTCACTCTTTTTAAAGCAGGAAGCTATCTTTTCGGCTTTCGTGAATACGAGATGCTGATGGCACTTCCCTTTAGTGAAAAGACAATCGTTTCAAGTAAGTTCCTTTACATGTACGTTAAGAGCCTGCCACTTAACATGGCTATTTCAGTGGCCATGCTTATAGGATATGGTATTTTCAAGGGACCTGCGATCTACGTTTATCCTTTGTGGATCGTGCTTTCTGCTGTTCTCCTTGTTATTCCAATGCTTGCAGCAAGCTTTTTTGGCTTCCTGATCGCAAAGATCGGTACAGCATTCAAACATTGGAAAGTTGTGCAGACAATACTTACTCTTGTGTTTGTAATGATTTGCTTTTCCCTTAGATTTATTATTGAAAAGCTGTTTAGAAACGGCGAAGTGAAGACAGCTATTACAGATGCTTCAAAGAGTATAGATATGATGGGTACTTACTATCCACCTATGGCGTGGTTTGAAAAGGCCATAGTAGATCACAACATCTTATCAGCTATACTTTTAGTAGTAGTTACAGCTGTAGTATTTGAGATTGTTTTCTACATCCTTTCAAGATCTTATAAAAAGATGAACTCAGTTATGAGAACTGGCGCGGCAAAACGTAGTGGTCAGATCAAGATCCAGAAGAAAAAGAGTAAGGAAAGAGCTATTGCAGTTAAGGAGCTCAGAAGACTTGTTAGCTCAACCAACTATTTTGTTAACATAGGAATTGGTTATATACTTGCGATCGTTGTTTCAGTGCTGGCGCTGGTTATAGGAGTTGATAAGATAATCCAGGTAGTTGTTAATGGAGCACCGGTGACATCTCAGATGATACTTCCGGCCATTCCTTTCGTGATCTATTTCCTGACAGGTATGGTACCTATGACAACATGTTCACCTTCACTTGAAGGCAAGAACTATTGGATCCTTCAAAGTTCACCACTTACAAACAGAGACATTTATTTTGGAAAACTCCTTGCAAGCCTTTATATCTCAGTTCCGGTACAGCTTTTTGCAACTATCATGTTTTGTATAAGTGCAAAGGCATCTGTGCTGGAGACGATCTTCTTCATGATCCTTGGCTTTATCCTTTGCGTCTTTTCCTCTTCATTTGGACTTGCCTGCGGAATCCACTTCATGAAACTTGAATGGGAAAATGAGATTGAAGTTATCAAGCAGGGAACAGCTGTTGTGGTATATATGTTCCCGAACATGATACTTACGTGTGCAATGCTTTTTGGAAGTATTTTCCTTTCAAAAGTAATAGGTATAGTTTTAGTATCATTAATTATTGCATTAGTATATGTTCTATTGTCACTGATCGTATACCTGAGAGTTAAGTCTTTGTGCAGAGTACTTTGAGCCTTGAAGGAGAGTCTAGATATGATTGATTCAAATATTTTTTTATATGAAGGATTACTTATCGCATTTGGAATTATCGTTCCTGTAGGATTAGCTATCTGGTGGGTAGTTACAAGAAAAGAGAAGATAACCACAGTTCTTGCGGGCGCGGCAACATGGTTTGTTTTTGCAGTACTGCTTGAAGCTATTCCAAAGTATTTTTTCTTTAACCCGGATACAGCACTTGGGCAGACTGTTCTTGGGAATGTAGTACTGTTTAGTGCAATCGGAGCACTTCTTGCCGGAATATTCGAAGAGACAGGAAGACTTGTAGTATTTAAGACTCTTCTTAGAAATCGAACGAATCGTGAAACCGCTATATCACATGGCATAGGTCATGGCGGATTTGAGGCAATGTTTTTACTTGTGTCCGCATCAGTTAGTTATCTTACATATGCTGTTATGATAAATAACGGAACATTTGATACTATGGTCAGCCAGCTTGAGGCGCAGGGAACTGATGTGTCCAGTCTTGTTACTCTTCCTGAGCAGATGGCTTCGATTACTTTAGGATATTGCCTGCTCACTATGGTAGAAAGAATCTTTGCAATGCTGCTTCATGTGGGACTTTCTATCGTAGTATTTAATTCTGTACGAAGATCAAAGATCAGTTTGTTCTTCCTTGCAGTTTTACTTCATGCCCTTTTCGATGTACCGGCAGCGCTTTACCAGGCAGGAGTTTTGAATCTGTATGTGACAGAAGCAATACTTGTGGTATATTCTGTTGTATTCTTTGTGATTGTCTATAAGCTATTTTTTAAACACAACCCAGTTGTGTGACCAGGGTACTGGAAGGCCGAAGAGGGTTACGACCTTATCAGCTATATTTCGGTACCAGGAATAGTTCCAGCCGGCGCCCATGTCCATGTAGAGGGCGTTGGTGACGCCGAGCCTTTGAAGCTCTTCCATAAACTCTGTGAAGTGCATCATGTTAACGGAATCTATGATGCAAAGATTCCCGTTAAGTTCTGCAAGAGTTCTATAGCATCTGGCTCTTGGCCTGTCGAAGTTCATGACAACTTCATGATCTTTGATAAGGCCAAACTGCATGAAACCATTGCCGCCTGCATCGGCGGCTTTTTTTATTGCCCCTTGAGGGTCATCAAAATCAAAAGAGAATTCTCCATTCGCGAATGTAAATGCAGCAAAAGAGTCCTTGTTGTAGGGACTACTATAATATACGCCGTTAACAGCGTGGTCGCCTTCCACGTTCTCCTGCGTAAAATCAAGACTTACCGTATGCTGAAAAGCTGCCCCGCAGCACCAGGTTATGGAATCATCTGACTTAGAAGGGCGGTCTTCACATACAAGTTCTACACTTGAATATTCCGGGAAAAAGATATAGACCTTCCCTGTGTTATAGATAACAGTCTCATCTGATGGAACAATCTCTTCAATAGCCATAGAAGATGCGTCTATACTTTCTCTAATATTTATATGATATTGAGATATAAGCCCCATGAATATAAATGCAAATGACGGGATCACAAGTATCGATGACGCATAGCAAATGCGATAGAGATACTTAAGCGGCTTAAATGTGAGCTTCTCAGGCCCCCAGAGATAGATCACCAAAGTGACAACTTGAACCAGAGCTATAGTCAGATAAAACATATATAAGATATTAAGCCACATCTGAGCTACGAAAAAGCAGGTGAATGAGCACAAGGAAAGCAGTGCCATTGCCATAAGCCAGATTCCGGATAAACGTTTGCGTAGGTTCATTTATTGTTTTTCCTTTCACGTTTTTCTTTGAGAAGTTCATGACGGAGTAGCTTGAAAGAATCAAACTGGGATTCTATGCATATGAGCATGATGAGGATAGACATATCGGTCAGATACATTAGAGCATTAGCCCACATGCCGGATGCTGAAAGGCCCAGCATACTGTTGGTAACAATAAGGATAATGTACACGATGAATTTGAATATGATAGCCATACGGTTGAAGATTACATTCTCAGGATTTCCATGAATCGCGTAATTGATGATGAAATGATTGATCGTAATAACTATCGTCATGAGAAAAGACATACCTGCGGCTGCAAGGTACAAGCTCCCCTGTACACCAACAACAAGATATACATCAAAATCCTGCTCACTCCAAAGCTTTCCCAGAACAAGATAAGCTTCCTCGTACATTAAACTAAAGAAAACTCCGCCCATAAGACCCTTGGCAACGTCCCAGTTGTAATGCCTGAATGCAAAGAACATGGCAACGGTTGTGATGAGCTTAATCACAAGCCCAAATATAGCCATATAATTATCTTCCTGAAGAGTTAATAAAAAAAGAGAAGTGGTGCCTGTGATCACAGCCAATAAGCACATTACAGCCATCAGCTGTTCATTTAAGAAGATGGATTCAGAACTTTTTTCTTTTATCATCTTATCCTCGTGTGGTATTTGATATTGAAAAAACGATAATGGGATATCTATATAACATATTTTACCAAAGGCATGTTCCTGTGTCATATCCAAGTTTGAAGAAAAGAATCGTTTCCTATGCGCACATATGCGGAACACACTAAGTGGCCTGTCATAGATTTTCGTGTCCCTACATTTTGATCATTGCAGTTATAAGTATTGTAGGTGCAGGTTTCAAAAGCATTAAAAAAGGATAATAATAATAGCAGGGACAAGCCAGGTTGACCCTGCTATTATTATATTTATACTTATAATATA
Coding sequences within it:
- a CDS encoding leucine-rich repeat domain-containing protein; its protein translation is MKKIVIITIFCITIITIILFTVFGLPYIKPVKIPFALKGYEITLEDDYVILNKYVGNDKNVVIPERFLTKPVKVLGDRCFYNSLNGTPWEKEIESVEIPDSVEIIGDRCFAFISSLKSVTATNVISVGEHAFYENRALENVSLGSGLTIIKTKAFSANPHLVSFDFSNVKEIGDEAFAYSGLTNVTNMQSIEKIGARVFAETPWIYAQKGDFVIIYGSLQLYKGEEQIVVIPDGVKSIDGAFCQYSSEYKYPVDVQEIYIPDSVESISSYSFFSQDNVTIYIPDSVTSIEISYGRKWEGYDLSGIGTIVTTAGSYAEQYAKENGIPYEIVDSWEVPDT
- a CDS encoding SPFH domain-containing protein, whose product is MQEKVIQGHKNGFAAMIIISILYALGIVAVIFGGIGLDDGASAGDIALFVAGIIWVSFGWIPYLGLKVLKPGEALVLTLFGKYIGTLNSDGFFYVNPFCTAVNPAADTKLGQSGDISDNGKSKIAAALTISGTGAAIDTSARNKKISLKVMTLSNSRQKVNDILGNPVEIAVAVMWKVTDTAKAVFAVDNYKEYLSLQCDTAVRNVVKLYPYDVTENIDTTGDGQADDGSLRGSTEVVANRIMAEIQGKVAEAGIEIVDARITYLAYAPEIAAAMLQRQQAAAVVDARKLIVDGAVGMVELALERLSEKELVDLDEERKAAMVSNLLVVLCGNHDAQPIVNTGSLY
- a CDS encoding PTS ascorbate transporter subunit IIC, whose protein sequence is MAEKKQVPLRLSAKLYDAIAAWAEDDFRSVNGQIEYLLTECVKQRKKDGKYVSQHLDEPPEFDIK
- a CDS encoding ABC transporter ATP-binding protein, giving the protein MSVLKVENYSKIYSGTKKAADNISLDVESGDIYGFIGHNGAGKSTTIRAIVGVLDFTDGEIYIDGHSVKKEPLECKKITAYIPDNPDLYENLTGLQYLDFIADVFDIDSDVRQARIKEYADKLEITDALSDPISSYSHGMKQKVAIISALIHEPKLLVMDEPFVGLDPKAAYMLKEIMHDMCKKGSAVFFSTHVLDVAEKLCNKVAIIKEGKIITQGTMEDLVGDKSLEEVFLEGVNIA
- a CDS encoding YhfC family glutamic-type intramembrane protease; amino-acid sequence: MIDSNIFLYEGLLIAFGIIVPVGLAIWWVVTRKEKITTVLAGAATWFVFAVLLEAIPKYFFFNPDTALGQTVLGNVVLFSAIGALLAGIFEETGRLVVFKTLLRNRTNRETAISHGIGHGGFEAMFLLVSASVSYLTYAVMINNGTFDTMVSQLEAQGTDVSSLVTLPEQMASITLGYCLLTMVERIFAMLLHVGLSIVVFNSVRRSKISLFFLAVLLHALFDVPAALYQAGVLNLYVTEAILVVYSVVFFVIVYKLFFKHNPVV